From the Mesorhizobium sp. L-2-11 genome, the window ATGGCAAGAAGGCGTTCGAACGCTCCCCGTGTGTTCTCGTCCATCGGCGGACCCTCCAAAGTATTCGCGGATACTATGACATATGGGCGCCGGTCGTCCATCTCCCCTCGACAAGAATCCCATGGGCGTCGCCCTCTAGAGGGCGACGCCGCGTGTTCACGCGGCGCGGGATCCTTCCGGGCAGCGCCGGTCGCGAAAGACGGCGATCGCCCGTTCCTGGCGGGCGAGCTTACGCGATAGCGCATCGATCTCGCCCCGGCGCTCGAATGTGAGGCGCTCGACCTGATCGCGAAGCAGCCGGTCTCCCTCTGGCCTCCACTTCGGGCCACGCCGTGAGAACGATCGCCGCTTCGCACGAAGGGTAACCGTCAAGCGTTCGGCGCGACGCTCGATCCGCCGCTCGATCCGGCTGAGATGGTTGCTGGTCTGCCGGCAGGCGGCTTCCATACGCGACAGCAACACGCGCTCATCGAGCCCGGCCATGGCTCGCCCCCAGTCCTCGCTGGCGTGGCCAATCCGGAAACGGCGTTTCGTCAGGCGTGTAGCCGGACGGAAGCTCGACCGGCGCGATCGAGGCGGCCAGGTCCTCGCCGGCGACGGCCCAGTCGATCAGGTTCGATCTGGGACCGCGGTTTAAGCGCGTGGCGTCACTGAGGATGTCCTGCAGTGCGGTGTCGACCACCGGGCGCGGATCGGGGCCGGCCTCGACAAGAAGATGGACGGCGACCAGATAGGTTGTCATGGCCGCCCCTCCCTCCACATGGGCGGGCGCAGCGACGGCGCCCGGATGGAGAGGAGAACGGCCTGCTTCCAGGCGTCCCTCCCCGTGAAGTGACGCTTGAGCCGCGGATGCCAGAGGGGCAAGCAGGTTTTCGTCGGCCTGGTATGGGCGGCTTGCCATCCGAAGGCGGAGGCAATGATCTTCCAGTGCATCGCAGCCCCCTATCGGTTCCAGCCGACGAAGGTCGATGGACCGTCGTACTCTCGGTGCCGCACCTCATCGATGACAAAGCCGAAGCGGCCGCCGCTGACGCCGTACTCACTGGAAGGCACAAGAAAGCGCCGGGCGCACCGCGCTCCGGCACGGTCACCGCCGAGGGTGGCCACCACTTCGGTGAACCCCGCCTCATGGTCCGAACGAATGGCGGAGACCACAATCCAGCCATCGGCATGGCGCTTGTGGAATTCGCGCTCATCCTTCATCGAGGACTGGCCGGGTTCGAGCACCCTGCCATGGATCGCTTCCCAGGCGTCCGGATACCAGTCGCGGATCGTCTTTTCCGCGCACGCCTTCTCGAAATCCGTGAACAGGTCGGGAAAGGCCTGGGCGACAGCGGCCCAGTGGCAGTCCTCTTCGTACCAGCCGCCCACCGATCGCAACAAGCCATGGACTTTGCTGTTGCGTCCGCCAGTGAGGTGGAATCCACCATGTGACGCGGTGGAATGAACGGTCACGCCCTCGGCGTAGACCGTCGCCCTCTGCGAAATTCCCCACGGCGTGTTCGCGCGGGAGTGGATTTCGCGACGCCCAAGTGCTGCGCGTTGCTGCTGATGATGGGCGTTCTCCAGAATCTTCGCCCGGAAGGCGTCCTCGTCGGCCAGTTCACCGGAATGACCGTAAAAATCGTTGCGCGTCCATTCCGCCATCGGCCGGCTAATGCGCCAACCGGCGGCGAGATAGGACTTGCCATCCCGCCCCGGCGCCATGGCGAATGCAGTCTCACCAACAAGAGCGACCAGCAGGCCATCGGCGCTTCGGCCAAAAGAAACCCCCGGATAACCGGGGGTTTCTTTGTCGTGGATCTCCGAGGTGAGCGCATTCATGCCGCCGCCCTCCCCTCTACGGTATCCGCCGCTACAGCGTCGGCCGTCACCTCCTGCAGCACTGCCCGCGAATAGCCAT encodes:
- a CDS encoding DUF7007 domain-containing protein is translated as MNALTSEIHDKETPGYPGVSFGRSADGLLVALVGETAFAMAPGRDGKSYLAAGWRISRPMAEWTRNDFYGHSGELADEDAFRAKILENAHHQQQRAALGRREIHSRANTPWGISQRATVYAEGVTVHSTASHGGFHLTGGRNSKVHGLLRSVGGWYEEDCHWAAVAQAFPDLFTDFEKACAEKTIRDWYPDAWEAIHGRVLEPGQSSMKDEREFHKRHADGWIVVSAIRSDHEAGFTEVVATLGGDRAGARCARRFLVPSSEYGVSGGRFGFVIDEVRHREYDGPSTFVGWNR